A genomic region of Dreissena polymorpha isolate Duluth1 chromosome 4, UMN_Dpol_1.0, whole genome shotgun sequence contains the following coding sequences:
- the LOC127879834 gene encoding homeobox protein CHOX-CAD-like — protein sequence MSAMVMNADQGQGSGIFQRYPTPPPSLNYPFNGFGYPSASAQHPQDYSHFQVADPTGVHHPHWYNMYAPRTDDWSYCPNGTMTAAATTMASSPGMSAGYSYRSTAMEYTPPCTQVPTDSLGDTSSSSSNSGSPTNKQLRPPFDWMKKATYQSAPTSGKTRTKDKYRVVYSDHQRLELEKEFHYSRYITIRRKAELAQTLALSERQVKIWFQNRRAKERKQNKKRDDTQMIKMLPDLGDFADDTKQHVQQVNMQMTSGGPQHHVHASPVTQTGPYSYTGDGLLHMTSHGSHGGALPVQSHPGQQPYASSGHIASSPRMEASHMSPASTPTSPNTSAIKTDIDALGEHVS from the exons ATGTCGGCTATGGTGATGAACGCGGATCAGGGGCAAGGTTCGGGGATCTTCCAGCGATACCCGACGCCGCCGCCATCTCTCAACTACCCGTTTAACGGGTTTGGGTATCCATCAGCTAGCGCGCAGCATCCCCAGGACTACAGCCACTTCCAAGTAGCCGACCCCACCGGCGTCCACCATCCACACTGGTACAACATGTACGCGCCTCGGACCGACGATTGGAGCTACTGCCCCAACGGAACCATGACCGCCGCAGCCACGACCATGGCCAGCTCCCCCGGTATGAGCGCCGGATACTCGTACCGCTCGACTGCCATGGAGTATACCCCACCGTGCACGCAGGTTCCCACGGACTCCCTTGGGGACACCAGCTCATCCAGCTCAAATTCCGGTTCCCCGACGAATAAGCAGCTCCGGCCTCCGTTTGACTGGATGAAGAAGGCCACCTACCAGTCCGCGCCTACCTCAG GGAAGACGCGCACCAAGGACAAGTACCGAGTGGTGTACAGCGACCACCAGCGTCTCGAGTTGGAGAAAGAGTTCCACTACAGTCGCTACATCACCATCCGCCGGAAGGCAGAACTCGCACAGACACTGGCCCTCTCAGAGAGACAG GTGAAGATCTGGTTCCAAAACCGACGAGCGAAAGAGCGAAAGCAGAACAAGAAACGCGACGACACGCAGATGATTAAGATGCTGCCTGATCTTGGAGACTTCGCGGACGACACGAAACAGCACGTGCAGCAGGTGAACATGCAGATGACTTCCGGTGGACCACAGCACCACGTGCACGCATCACCGGTTACTCAGACAGGTCCGTACAGCTACACGGGTGACGGCCTCCTGCACATGACGTCACACGGCTCCCACGGCGGCGCACTTCCGGTCCAATCGCACCCCGGACAGCAGCCGTACGCGTCCTCCGGCCACATCGCGAGCTCACCCAGGATGGAGGCCTCCCACATGTCGCCCGCCTCAACCCCAACCTCCCCGAACACGTCCGCGATCAAAACCGACATTGACGCCCTGGGCGAACATGTCTCCTA
- the LOC127876867 gene encoding hsc70-interacting protein-like, whose protein sequence is MSGLPKAQLEQLKQFIEACRAQPDLLHTPDLAFFKDWLEGMGATLPPPAAKKQEPPKSQKKAPPAPEPEPEIESEESDIDLDNEGVVADAGEDEVPEYPDMETEVTEEMMDQSDELRGQATSALGDGEDDEALKLFNEAIQKNPGAAMLYAKRASVYIRMKKLKAAIHDCDKAISMNPDTAQPYKFRGKARKMLGQWEEAYKDLTTAEKLDYDDDIHEMLRQVKPNAMKIIEHNRKYERKREERELKERKERVRKAKEAQEKAKAEQPQSSGGFPGGMPRGFPGAGGMPGFPGAGGMPGFPGAGAGASGLGSLPDIQELLQDPEIMAAFADPEVAKAFQEISTNPANIAKYQGNPKIQKIIQKMSQKFGGGGANPGGSGESPQAPPTADFGID, encoded by the exons ATGAGCGGGTTGCCTAAAGCTCAGCTGGAGCAACTGAAACAGTTTATTGAGGCATGCAGGGCTCAGCCTGATCTACTTCATACACCGGACCTGGCCTTCTTCAAAGATTGGCTGGAAGGCATGGGTGCAACACTTCCCCCACCAGCAGCGAAGAAACAG gAACCTCCAAAAAGTCAGAAGAAGGCGCCCCCAGCTCCGGAGCCTGAGCCCGAGATTGAGAGCGAAGAGAGTGACATTG ACCTTGACAACGAGGGTGTGGTGGCGGATGCAGGCGAAGACGAGGTTCCGGAGTATCCGGACATGGAGACCGAGGTGACCGAGGAAATGATGGACCAATCAGACGAGCTCCGTGGACAGGCAACCAGCGCACTAGGTGACGGTGAGGACGAT GAAGCTTTGAAACTGTTCAATGAAGCCATTCAGAAGAATCCAGGTGCAGCCATGCTGTATGCAAAGCGAGCAAG TGTGTACATCCGCATGAAGAAGCTGAAGGCAGCTATTCATGACTGTGACAAGGCCATCAGTATGAATCCAGATACCGCACAGCCGTACAAGTTCCGTGGGAAAGCGAGGAA GATGCTGGGGCAGTGGGAGGAGGCTTACAAAGACCTCACAACGGCCGAGAAGCTTGACTATGATGATGACATTCATGAGATGCTCAGACAAGTCAAACCTAAC GCAATGAAGATAATTGAACACAATCGCAAATATGAAAGAAAACGTGAGGAAAGGGAACTGAAGGAAAGGAAAGAAAGAGTCCGCAAAGCCAAAGAGGCCCAAGAAAAAGCCAAAGCG GAACAACCTCAGTCTTCAGGTGGATTCCCCGGTGGCATGCCAAGAGGATTTCCTGGTGCTGGTGGCATGCCAGGATTCCCTGGAGCAGGTGGCATGCCAGGATTCCCCGGTGCAG GTGCAGGTGCTTCAGGGCTAGGTAGTCTGCCAGACATTCAGGAGCTTCTGCAAGACCCTGAAATCATGGCTGCATTCGCG GACCCGGAGGTGGCTAAGGCGTTCCAGGAGATCAGTACCAACCCGGCCAACATCGCCAAGTACCAGGGCAACCCGAAGATCCAGAAGATCATACAGAAGATGTCCCAGAAGTTTGGAGGTGGCGGCGCAAACCCCGGTGGCAGCGGCGAGTCTCCCCAGGCCCCACCCACGGCAGACTTTGGGATCGATTAA